Proteins encoded within one genomic window of Streptomyces sp. NBC_01314:
- a CDS encoding Gfo/Idh/MocA family protein gives MSSPHQTPIGVGIVGLSARRGWASQTHLPALQQLDGFELRALSASSAESARQASEKYGVAQFFGTAGELAAADGVDLVVVTVKVPDHREIIQSALAAGKMVLSEWPLGNGGAEAEELANAAAERKLRTFTGLQARSAPVVRYLRDLVADGYVGEVLSTSLVASGGSWGAVFSEDGAYLLDRANGATMLTIPFGHTLDALTMVLGDVGKVTTVTATRHREVRDPQTSRVFRPNVADQVVFGGVLSSGAVASVHYRGGQSRGTNFHWEINGTDGDLVITGDTGHLQVGEFSIAGAHGSDAELSRLTVPEQYFDPALQGLRGTPAYNVGAAYAQIQRDLTKGGSEVPDFAHAARHHQLLDRIERTAEHA, from the coding sequence ATGTCATCCCCCCACCAGACGCCCATTGGCGTGGGCATCGTCGGTCTTTCCGCCAGGCGCGGCTGGGCTTCTCAGACCCACCTTCCCGCGCTGCAACAGCTGGACGGCTTCGAACTGCGCGCACTTTCGGCGAGCAGCGCCGAGTCCGCGCGGCAGGCTTCGGAGAAGTACGGAGTCGCGCAGTTTTTCGGGACGGCCGGAGAGCTGGCGGCGGCCGACGGGGTCGACCTGGTGGTGGTCACCGTGAAGGTGCCGGACCATCGGGAGATCATCCAATCCGCCCTGGCCGCAGGGAAGATGGTGCTCTCCGAGTGGCCACTGGGCAACGGTGGCGCGGAGGCCGAGGAACTGGCGAACGCCGCTGCCGAACGCAAACTGCGCACCTTCACCGGGCTGCAGGCACGGTCCGCCCCCGTTGTGCGCTATCTGCGTGACCTGGTCGCCGACGGATATGTCGGCGAGGTGCTCTCGACCAGCCTGGTCGCGTCCGGCGGGAGTTGGGGAGCGGTCTTCTCCGAGGACGGTGCCTACCTACTGGACCGCGCCAACGGCGCCACCATGCTGACCATCCCGTTCGGGCACACCCTGGACGCACTGACCATGGTGCTCGGCGATGTCGGGAAGGTCACCACCGTCACCGCCACCCGCCACCGAGAAGTCAGGGACCCGCAGACCAGCCGGGTCTTCCGGCCGAACGTCGCCGACCAGGTGGTGTTCGGCGGCGTGCTCTCCTCCGGCGCGGTGGCCTCCGTGCACTACCGGGGCGGCCAGTCCCGGGGCACCAACTTCCACTGGGAGATCAACGGAACGGACGGGGACCTGGTCATCACCGGCGACACCGGACACCTCCAGGTGGGCGAGTTCAGCATCGCCGGGGCGCACGGATCCGACGCCGAGCTCAGCCGCCTCACCGTACCCGAGCAGTACTTCGACCCCGCGCTCCAAGGGCTGCGCGGCACCCCCGCATACAACGTCGGCGCCGCCTACGCCCAGATCCAGCGCGACCTGACGAAGGGCGGCTCCGAGGTGCCCGACTTCGCCCACGCAGCCCGACACCACCAACTCCTCGACCGGATCGAGCGCACGGCGGAGCACGCCTGA
- a CDS encoding ester cyclase: protein MLTDEIRKARHKLVLDHFHDEVRQDWDDVLSTFPHPHYEMIPTMQVHDSDTAVRGYYHDSRVAFPDQDHEIIAFRHSDDAVIAEFWLLGTHCGPLGAIPPTGSRFRVRMTAYFLFDTDENGDENLVCERIYFDSLTLLKQLIGGLNMRNPKNWLLAARCLKGLLAMSGDKPHPKLVNTTPPAFAT, encoded by the coding sequence ATGCTCACTGACGAGATCCGCAAGGCCCGCCACAAGCTCGTCCTCGACCACTTCCATGACGAGGTCCGCCAGGACTGGGACGACGTCCTGTCGACGTTCCCGCACCCGCACTACGAGATGATCCCGACCATGCAGGTCCACGACAGCGACACGGCCGTGCGCGGCTACTACCACGACAGCCGGGTCGCCTTTCCCGACCAGGACCACGAGATCATCGCCTTCCGCCACAGCGACGACGCTGTGATCGCCGAGTTCTGGCTGCTGGGCACCCACTGCGGCCCACTCGGCGCCATACCGCCCACCGGCAGCCGCTTCCGGGTGCGCATGACCGCGTACTTCCTCTTCGACACCGACGAGAACGGCGACGAGAACCTGGTCTGCGAGCGCATCTACTTCGACAGCTTGACCCTGCTCAAGCAACTCATCGGCGGCCTGAACATGAGGAACCCCAAGAACTGGCTCCTGGCAGCACGGTGCCTCAAGGGCCTCCTCGCCATGTCAGGCGACAAGCCCCACCCCAAGCTCGTCAACACCACACCTCCTGCCTTCGCCACCTGA
- a CDS encoding MBL fold metallo-hydrolase, with protein sequence MSVQQRASNNGGRDPPHQGPAHEDPPPQLRHDAPADRTPGLPRPPHRDGGLVLVDSGFGLDDIADPKRRVGPPRRLIRPVFKAEETAAHQLERLGFSRDDVRHLVLTHFDADHIGGLSDFPRAQVHLTAAEALGSMISPSRREEIRYQSAQWAHGPKIVEHSPDGEKWRGFAAAKELDAIAPGIVLISLPGHTRGHACVAVDTGIRWLLHAGDAFYHHGTIDGRTPVPAALRAMEALVAWDLKRVRDNHARLAELYRHADPDLVIFSAHDPTLFEKVRGEA encoded by the coding sequence ATGAGCGTCCAGCAACGAGCGTCGAACAACGGGGGCCGCGACCCGCCACACCAAGGACCCGCCCATGAAGATCCACCACCTCAACTGCGGCACGATGCTCCTGCCGACCGCACACCTGGTCTGCCACGTCCTCCTCATCGAGACGGCGGGCTGGTCCTCGTCGACTCCGGCTTCGGCCTGGACGACATCGCGGATCCCAAGCGGCGAGTCGGGCCGCCGCGCCGGCTCATAAGACCCGTCTTCAAGGCCGAGGAAACCGCCGCTCACCAGCTCGAACGGCTCGGCTTCAGCCGGGACGACGTCCGCCACCTCGTCCTCACGCACTTCGACGCGGACCACATCGGAGGTCTCTCCGACTTTCCCCGGGCCCAGGTCCACCTCACCGCAGCCGAGGCACTCGGGTCCATGATCTCGCCGTCCCGACGGGAGGAGATCCGCTACCAGTCCGCCCAATGGGCCCACGGCCCGAAGATCGTCGAACATAGCCCCGACGGGGAGAAGTGGCGAGGCTTCGCCGCCGCCAAGGAACTCGATGCCATCGCCCCCGGAATCGTCCTCATCTCGCTCCCCGGCCACACCCGCGGACACGCGTGTGTCGCAGTCGACACCGGCATCCGCTGGCTGTTGCACGCCGGCGACGCCTTCTACCACCACGGCACGATCGACGGCCGTACGCCCGTCCCCGCCGCCCTGCGTGCCATGGAAGCCCTCGTCGCCTGGGACCTGAAAAGGGTCCGGGACAACCACGCCCGCCTCGCCGAGCTGTATCGCCACGCGGATCCCGACCTGGTGATCTTCTCCGCCCACGATCCGACCCTCTTCGAGAAGGTTCGTGGCGAGGCGTAA
- a CDS encoding NADPH-dependent F420 reductase: protein MKIGILGTGNIGKTLTRRLSAAGHEVKAANSRGPETIEADVLASGGRAVTAAEAVGDVDAVILSIPFARIPQVAPLIAKVPADTVVIDTSNYYPHRDSGIAAIEAGQAESVWAAKQLGRPIVKAWNSIGAESFAHRNKPAGSADRIALPVAADSPRERDLAMALVEDTGFDAFDAGPLAQSWRQQPGTPAYCTDLTRQELPDALATADAARSPKRRDLGLAVLQERFAAGVQPDAEYLLRLNRAISM, encoded by the coding sequence ATGAAGATCGGCATTCTCGGCACCGGGAACATCGGCAAGACGTTGACGAGGCGGTTGAGCGCGGCCGGGCACGAGGTGAAGGCGGCCAATTCGCGCGGCCCGGAGACGATCGAGGCGGACGTGCTGGCCTCGGGCGGACGCGCGGTGACGGCGGCGGAAGCCGTAGGGGACGTCGACGCCGTGATCCTCTCCATTCCCTTCGCCCGCATTCCGCAGGTCGCACCGCTGATCGCCAAGGTGCCGGCTGACACGGTTGTCATCGACACGTCGAACTACTACCCGCACCGGGACAGCGGGATCGCGGCGATCGAGGCCGGGCAGGCCGAGAGCGTGTGGGCTGCCAAGCAGCTGGGCCGGCCCATCGTCAAGGCGTGGAACTCGATCGGAGCCGAGTCGTTCGCGCACAGGAACAAGCCGGCGGGAAGCGCGGACCGCATCGCGCTGCCCGTCGCGGCCGACAGTCCGCGAGAGCGTGACCTGGCCATGGCACTCGTCGAGGACACCGGGTTCGACGCCTTTGACGCGGGGCCGCTCGCACAATCGTGGCGGCAGCAGCCCGGCACACCCGCCTACTGCACTGATCTCACCCGTCAGGAGCTGCCGGACGCACTGGCGACGGCCGACGCGGCGCGATCACCCAAGCGGCGCGACCTCGGGCTCGCTGTACTCCAGGAACGCTTCGCGGCCGGCGTGCAACCGGACGCGGAATACCTTCTCCGCCTGAACCGCGCAATTTCCATGTGA
- a CDS encoding NADPH-dependent F420 reductase, which yields MPGSRAPVPRRSRSTGSARSSRAATANRTPRRKPHPCPALRNARRHHHTAVTSRCPQGHRNLSREQIMKITVIGAGAIGGNLAVKLSAAGHDVQVADARGPEAVRAEVLESGARAVELADAVQGRDVIVLSIPFGVAGQLADLFASVPAETVVIDTSNYYPGMLSEPIEAVDNGQVESVYTAELLGRPVVKAWNAALAETQRTKGVPAGTPGRLAIPVAGDSEEARKVAMSLVDDTGFDPYDAGTLADSWRQQPNSPAYCTELTLDELPAALAAADRAKDAAIRDSLPERFAALGADPTVDDVVEMNRAAHR from the coding sequence TTGCCTGGATCAAGGGCACCGGTACCGAGGAGGAGTCGCTCGACCGGCTCCGCACGCTCATCGCGAGCGGCTACCGCCAACAGGACACCCAGGCGTAAACCGCACCCCTGCCCCGCCCTCCGCAACGCCAGGCGGCACCACCACACCGCCGTCACATCGCGCTGCCCTCAGGGGCACCGCAACCTCTCAAGGGAACAAATCATGAAAATTACTGTCATTGGCGCCGGTGCCATCGGCGGGAACCTCGCTGTCAAGCTCAGCGCGGCCGGTCACGACGTCCAGGTGGCCGACGCCCGCGGCCCCGAGGCCGTGCGGGCGGAGGTGCTGGAGTCCGGGGCCCGCGCGGTGGAGCTCGCCGACGCCGTTCAGGGCCGGGACGTCATCGTCCTGTCGATCCCGTTCGGGGTGGCGGGCCAGCTGGCGGACCTGTTCGCGTCGGTGCCCGCCGAGACGGTGGTCATCGACACCTCGAACTACTACCCCGGCATGCTCAGCGAGCCGATCGAGGCGGTGGACAACGGCCAGGTGGAGAGCGTGTACACCGCCGAGCTGCTCGGCCGCCCCGTGGTCAAGGCGTGGAACGCCGCGCTGGCCGAAACCCAGCGGACCAAGGGGGTTCCGGCCGGCACGCCCGGCCGCCTCGCCATCCCCGTCGCCGGCGACTCCGAGGAGGCGCGGAAGGTGGCCATGAGCCTGGTGGACGACACCGGCTTCGACCCCTACGACGCCGGCACGCTGGCCGACTCCTGGCGCCAGCAGCCGAACAGCCCCGCCTACTGCACCGAGCTGACCCTCGACGAGCTGCCGGCGGCCCTGGCCGCGGCCGACCGCGCCAAGGACGCGGCCATCCGCGACAGCCTGCCGGAGCGCTTCGCCGCTCTCGGTGCCGATCCCACCGTCGACGACGTCGTCGAGATGAACCGCGCCGCCCACCGCTGA
- a CDS encoding CocE/NonD family hydrolase: MRQIEIEYDVPVPMRDGTVLRADVYRPAGDGPFPVIVQRTPYDKSLSIGEALLDFRLAARNGYIVVNQDTRGRAVSDGEWVPWKYEREDGYDTIEWAASLPGSNGKVGMVGGSYLGSTQWSAAISGAPHLVAITPSITWADPADGLLFRGGAIELGLNAFWGGFTALGQYPKEGLPVEELMGRIGAAVADMDDLATVGYWGLPSGNLPVIVRTGQPDLGVTRALANPATLAESRVCDHYAKLELPSLNSAGWYDVFGQGSLDNYIGMRAHGRVARLIVGPWHHSLTVSDTAGPGKVGEVNFGLAAAGPFGKPLPDVHLEWLDHWLKDGPATSAHESGVMIFVMGVNQWRLEEDWPLARARDTPLYLGEDATLSWESPTDENAESDFTYDPADPVITRGGDLVMSSEFPAGPFDQRVTEERDDVLVFTTPPLEADVEVTGHVYATLFAATDGPSTDWVVRLCDVDQNGVSRNIVDGITRVKTEPSRIDEIEVDLWSTSNVFKAGHRIRVQVTSSNFPRWDRNLNTGEPETEGTTTRVAQQRIFHDSSRPSHIRLPIVAD, translated from the coding sequence ATGCGCCAGATCGAGATTGAGTACGACGTTCCCGTGCCGATGCGCGACGGCACCGTGTTGCGAGCGGATGTCTACCGCCCGGCAGGTGACGGCCCGTTTCCCGTCATCGTGCAGCGCACGCCGTATGACAAGTCGCTCTCGATTGGGGAGGCGTTGCTCGATTTCCGGCTCGCCGCGCGGAACGGGTACATCGTCGTCAACCAGGACACCCGTGGTCGGGCCGTCTCCGACGGTGAATGGGTGCCCTGGAAGTACGAGCGGGAGGACGGGTACGACACGATCGAGTGGGCTGCGTCCCTGCCGGGCAGCAACGGCAAGGTCGGCATGGTCGGCGGGAGCTATCTCGGGTCCACCCAATGGAGCGCCGCGATCTCCGGCGCCCCGCACCTGGTTGCGATCACACCGTCCATCACATGGGCGGACCCGGCCGACGGTCTGCTCTTCCGTGGTGGTGCGATCGAGCTGGGCCTCAACGCGTTCTGGGGTGGTTTCACCGCGCTGGGGCAGTATCCGAAGGAAGGGCTCCCGGTCGAGGAGCTGATGGGCAGGATCGGCGCGGCCGTCGCTGATATGGACGACCTGGCCACCGTCGGCTACTGGGGGCTGCCGTCCGGAAACCTGCCGGTGATCGTCCGCACAGGTCAGCCCGACCTCGGAGTCACCCGCGCGCTGGCCAACCCGGCGACCCTCGCCGAGTCACGTGTCTGCGATCACTACGCCAAGCTGGAGCTGCCCAGCCTGAACAGCGCGGGCTGGTACGACGTCTTCGGGCAGGGCAGCCTCGACAACTACATCGGCATGCGCGCTCACGGCCGCGTCGCCCGGCTCATCGTCGGTCCGTGGCACCACTCCCTTACGGTGAGTGACACCGCCGGTCCGGGCAAGGTCGGCGAGGTCAACTTCGGTCTCGCGGCAGCGGGTCCGTTCGGCAAGCCCCTACCGGATGTCCATCTCGAATGGCTGGACCACTGGCTCAAGGACGGACCCGCGACGTCGGCTCATGAGTCAGGTGTGATGATTTTCGTGATGGGTGTCAACCAGTGGCGCCTCGAAGAGGACTGGCCACTCGCTCGCGCGAGGGATACCCCCCTTTATCTGGGCGAAGACGCGACCCTGTCCTGGGAATCGCCGACTGACGAGAACGCCGAGTCGGACTTCACCTACGATCCAGCCGACCCGGTGATCACCCGTGGCGGCGACCTCGTCATGTCCAGCGAGTTCCCCGCAGGCCCCTTCGATCAGCGCGTCACCGAAGAGCGTGACGATGTGCTCGTGTTCACCACACCCCCGCTGGAGGCCGACGTCGAGGTCACCGGACACGTGTATGCCACGCTCTTCGCCGCAACGGACGGTCCGTCCACGGACTGGGTGGTCCGCCTGTGCGACGTCGATCAGAACGGGGTGTCCCGCAACATCGTCGACGGCATCACCCGAGTGAAGACCGAACCGTCGCGCATCGACGAGATCGAGGTCGACCTGTGGTCCACGTCGAACGTGTTCAAGGCGGGGCACCGCATCCGCGTCCAGGTGACCTCCAGCAACTTCCCGCGCTGGGACCGCAACCTCAACACCGGCGAACCGGAGACCGAAGGGACGACCACGCGCGTCGCCCAGCAGCGCATCTTCCACGACAGCTCACGGCCGTCACACATCAGGCTCCCCATCGTCGCTGACTGA
- a CDS encoding SDR family NAD(P)-dependent oxidoreductase, with the protein MNRYTGQTVLVTGAGQGLGRAMAHRFAAEGAAVMIGEINEAAGAELAAELTDEHGVTAEARVIDVTRSDQVNEWIAQVHTDHGRIDVLVNNAGIIRDNRATDIDDADWHAVLDTSLSAAFFCIRAVLPVMQARRYGRILSFSSMSWRGNYGQANYVAAKAGIVGLTRTIALEGARHAITANAIAPGLIETPMLASMNGPARDKLVSKVPLRHTGDPADIAEAAAYLCSPAAGYVTGVVLDVDGGLGIGSSIR; encoded by the coding sequence ATGAACCGCTACACCGGACAGACCGTCCTGGTCACCGGCGCCGGGCAGGGCCTCGGTCGCGCCATGGCGCACCGCTTCGCCGCCGAGGGCGCCGCCGTGATGATCGGAGAGATCAACGAGGCCGCCGGTGCAGAGCTCGCCGCCGAGCTGACCGACGAGCATGGCGTGACCGCTGAGGCCCGCGTCATTGACGTGACCCGCTCGGACCAGGTGAACGAGTGGATCGCCCAGGTCCACACCGACCACGGCCGCATCGACGTCCTGGTCAACAACGCCGGGATCATCCGCGACAACCGCGCGACCGACATCGACGACGCCGACTGGCACGCCGTGCTCGACACCAGCCTGTCTGCCGCCTTCTTCTGCATCCGCGCGGTGCTGCCGGTCATGCAGGCGCGACGTTACGGCCGGATCCTCTCCTTCTCCTCGATGAGCTGGCGAGGCAACTACGGACAGGCGAACTACGTCGCCGCCAAGGCCGGGATCGTCGGGCTCACCCGCACCATCGCTCTCGAAGGAGCCCGCCACGCCATCACCGCCAACGCCATCGCTCCCGGTCTGATCGAGACCCCGATGCTGGCCTCGATGAACGGCCCCGCCCGCGACAAGCTCGTCTCCAAGGTGCCGCTGCGCCACACGGGCGACCCCGCCGACATCGCCGAAGCCGCCGCCTACCTCTGCTCACCCGCCGCCGGCTACGTCACCGGCGTCGTCCTTGACGTCGACGGCGGCCTCGGCATCGGATCCTCCATCCGCTGA
- a CDS encoding TetR/AcrR family transcriptional regulator, which translates to MSAGEQRGRKPRADVQRNRAALLETAQRHFLQHGVGTSLEAVAKEAGVGPGTLYRHFPTREALLAAVLQTRSEELVARQADIEQLGDPAEALEQWLRAMEEYFSAFSGLPDPLMAAARAQDPDNPLTIPCHILITATDQYVRAAQLAGRVRASVRGHDLFLAACSVAWIKGTGTEEESLDRLRTLIASGYRQQDTQA; encoded by the coding sequence ATGAGCGCCGGTGAGCAGCGGGGACGCAAGCCCCGCGCGGACGTTCAGCGCAACCGCGCGGCCCTCCTGGAGACCGCGCAGCGCCACTTCCTGCAGCACGGGGTCGGCACCTCACTTGAGGCGGTGGCCAAGGAGGCGGGCGTCGGGCCCGGCACCCTGTACCGGCACTTCCCCACCCGGGAGGCACTGCTGGCAGCCGTGCTGCAGACCCGCTCCGAAGAACTGGTGGCCCGCCAGGCCGACATCGAGCAGCTCGGCGACCCGGCCGAGGCGCTGGAGCAGTGGCTGCGGGCGATGGAGGAGTACTTCAGCGCCTTCAGCGGGCTGCCGGACCCGCTCATGGCCGCGGCCCGGGCACAGGATCCGGACAACCCGCTCACGATCCCCTGCCACATCCTCATCACCGCCACCGACCAGTACGTGCGAGCCGCGCAGCTCGCAGGGCGCGTGCGCGCCTCGGTGCGGGGGCACGACCTGTTCCTCGCGGCCTGTTCCGTTGCCTGGATCAAGGGCACCGGTACCGAGGAGGAGTCGCTCGACCGGCTCCGCACGCTCATCGCGAGCGGCTACCGCCAACAGGACACCCAGGCGTAA
- a CDS encoding IS256 family transposase, with product MLTVVTEDGSTREGSLIDGIVREGARRMLAAALEAEVDAYIAELAQEKDERGRRLVVRNGHHQSRKVATAAGTIEVRAPRVNDKRVDEETGERKRFSSAILPPWARKSPKISEVLPLLYLHGLSSGDFVPALEQFLGSSAGLSPATVTRLTAQWQADHQAFGERDLSDSDYVYVWGDGIHLRIRLAEAKSCVLVLMGVRADGTKELIAMSDGYRESADSWADLLRDCRRRGMRAPVLAVGDGALGFWKALAEVFPESRHQRCWVHKIANVLNALPKSAQPGAKKALQEIYNAEDREHALKAIEIFEKTYGAKFPKAVKKITDDADELLAFYDFPAEHWIHLRTTNPIESTFATVRLRTKVTRGAGSAAAALAMVFKLVESAQQRWRAVNAPHLVALVRAGACFERGQLVERPEAVAA from the coding sequence ATGCTCACGGTAGTCACCGAGGACGGCTCGACGCGAGAGGGGTCCCTGATCGACGGGATCGTCCGGGAAGGGGCGAGGCGGATGCTGGCCGCCGCCCTGGAGGCCGAAGTTGATGCGTATATAGCTGAGTTGGCCCAAGAGAAAGACGAGCGTGGGCGGCGGCTCGTGGTCCGCAACGGTCATCACCAGTCGAGGAAGGTGGCCACCGCTGCCGGAACCATCGAGGTCAGGGCCCCGCGGGTCAACGACAAGCGCGTCGACGAGGAGACGGGCGAGCGTAAGCGGTTCTCCTCGGCGATCCTGCCGCCCTGGGCGAGGAAGTCCCCGAAGATCAGCGAGGTGCTGCCGCTGCTTTACCTGCACGGCCTGTCGTCGGGTGACTTCGTGCCCGCGCTGGAGCAGTTCCTCGGCTCCTCGGCCGGCCTCTCGCCCGCCACCGTCACGAGGCTGACCGCCCAGTGGCAGGCCGACCACCAGGCATTCGGCGAACGCGACTTGTCCGATTCGGACTACGTCTATGTCTGGGGCGACGGTATCCACCTGCGCATACGCCTGGCCGAGGCGAAGTCGTGCGTGCTGGTGCTGATGGGCGTGCGCGCCGATGGCACCAAGGAGCTGATCGCCATGTCCGACGGCTACCGCGAATCAGCGGACTCGTGGGCTGACCTGCTGCGGGACTGCCGGCGCCGGGGCATGCGGGCACCGGTCCTGGCGGTCGGTGACGGCGCCCTCGGCTTCTGGAAGGCCCTGGCCGAGGTGTTTCCCGAGTCTCGCCATCAGCGGTGCTGGGTTCACAAGATCGCCAATGTATTGAACGCGCTTCCGAAATCCGCCCAGCCTGGAGCGAAGAAGGCCCTGCAAGAGATCTATAACGCCGAGGACCGGGAGCATGCGCTGAAGGCCATCGAGATATTCGAGAAGACCTACGGGGCGAAGTTCCCCAAGGCCGTCAAGAAGATCACCGACGACGCCGACGAGCTGCTGGCGTTCTACGACTTCCCCGCCGAGCACTGGATTCATTTGCGCACCACGAACCCCATCGAGTCGACCTTCGCCACCGTCCGGCTGAGGACGAAGGTCACCCGGGGCGCCGGCAGCGCAGCCGCCGCGCTCGCCATGGTCTTCAAGCTCGTTGAGTCCGCCCAGCAGCGGTGGCGGGCCGTGAATGCGCCCCACCTCGTCGCCCTGGTCCGCGCCGGAGCCTGCTTCGAACGCGGGCAACTCGTCGAACGCCCCGAGGCGGTTGCGGCGTGA
- a CDS encoding enoyl-CoA hydratase/isomerase family protein: MTELSSTTLRVEQHGLVRRLVLNRARQRNALNASLVDALTAALTEAEQDPSTSAVLVTGAGPSFCAGADLKHLLALAEAGASPVPFLRTVSDLTRRLERSALPVVAVLHGHAVAGGLEIALACDAVVAEAGTLIGDGHIRNHLVPGGGSAVRIRRKLGDSLGRWLGLSGELLPAERFLATGWLHEVVEPGQGADAGLRVAEIFAAAANPAQAALKRTFAELDEEPTVESGLSLELDEFDRHWSNHDVPRELRRFFARTTAGRPERQR, translated from the coding sequence GTGACGGAACTGTCCTCGACCACACTGCGCGTCGAGCAGCACGGGCTGGTCCGCAGACTGGTACTCAACAGGGCGCGGCAGCGCAACGCGCTCAACGCCTCTCTCGTCGACGCACTCACCGCCGCACTGACCGAGGCCGAACAGGATCCCTCGACCAGCGCGGTCCTGGTCACCGGGGCGGGGCCGAGCTTCTGCGCCGGTGCGGACCTGAAACACCTGCTGGCTCTGGCCGAGGCGGGAGCGTCGCCGGTGCCGTTCCTGCGCACCGTCTCCGACCTGACCCGCCGCCTCGAGCGCAGCGCGCTTCCGGTGGTCGCGGTACTGCACGGTCATGCCGTCGCGGGCGGTCTGGAGATCGCGCTGGCGTGTGACGCCGTCGTCGCGGAGGCAGGCACACTGATCGGCGACGGGCACATCCGCAACCATCTGGTGCCTGGCGGCGGGTCGGCAGTGCGGATACGCCGTAAGTTGGGCGATTCTCTGGGCCGGTGGCTCGGCCTCTCCGGCGAGCTGCTTCCCGCCGAGCGATTCCTCGCCACCGGGTGGCTGCACGAGGTCGTCGAGCCCGGGCAGGGCGCTGACGCCGGTCTGCGCGTCGCCGAGATCTTCGCCGCGGCCGCGAATCCCGCCCAGGCCGCCCTGAAGCGCACGTTCGCCGAGCTCGACGAGGAACCGACGGTCGAGTCGGGCCTGTCCCTCGAGCTCGACGAGTTCGACCGGCACTGGTCCAACCACGACGTTCCCCGTGAGCTGCGCCGTTTCTTCGCCCGCACCACCGCGGGCCGGCCCGAAAGGCAGCGATGA